A single Rhopalosiphum padi isolate XX-2018 chromosome 4, ASM2088224v1, whole genome shotgun sequence DNA region contains:
- the LOC132928233 gene encoding uncharacterized protein LOC132928233 isoform X1 yields MTNQDRVVLITKSKTLTSTVLVVERQADNNNEHNEKNEYLAGGEHSGIVISKIRKYDILDETPADTSVQFCVFLVNGQTGLHTKERRTIRFWCNGDKTVDALAVASQFFQDLILPDQFPLDYVGFVKRLLTLMHKGYKCISKLEIELKQLERTSIRPVDQVSVESSTLNLDISPTKLRELIESSYPNPLTIDDINKKHGWKNSDIKENLEKLQQSGIVKPVDGGYTRVVLHDKIVEQIPIIQYNRQPTVAIITAEYCEKVAVDILIENKETFVRYTTVGESNVYTIGKMGNHSVVCTKLPALGSSREATIAAGNAITRLLGTFQKVEHVFVCGAGGGVPHYTSYDKHVKLGDVVVSHCGNNQKAVYTYCKNVSNENGNMKFHCHQYNPKIFDIQIAAMKLQTEFIQQVKSIDKKPLWDIYLSEALNKIEKQKTDNESDFKRPPADSDKLQMYIGGTELIEITHPICNDKDNDLGTRIHVGPIGGGQSVISNAFTRQKFTTEYKLLAMDSEFDSVMGSLMGNYCHSYAIVRGISDYKDGSVKNEWQPYASLAAASVIKAILSIINV; encoded by the exons ATGACTAATCAAG atAGAGTGGTTTTAATAACAAAGTCTAAAACGCTCACATCAACAGTACTCGTAGTCGAACGCCAAGCAGATAACAACAATGAGCACAATGAAAAGAATGAATATTTAGCTGGCGGAGAACACAGCGGCATCGTGATCAGCAAAATTAGAAAATACg ATATTCTAGACGAAACACCCGCAGATACATCGGTTCAGTTCTGCGTGTTTCTAGTAAATGGTCAAACGGGTTTACACACCAAAGAAAGACGTACCATAAGATTTTGGTGTAATGGAGATAAAACGGTGGACGCATTAGCAGTGGCATCTCAATTCTTTCAAGACTTAATATTACCAGATCAATTTCCtcttg attatgtaGGTTTTGTAAAaagattattaactttaatgcACAAAGGCTACAAATGTATCTCAAAACTTGAAATTGAATTAAAGCAGTTAGAAAGAACATCAATAAGACCTGTAGATCAAG tttcTGTTGAAAGCTCGACATTAAATTTGGATATATCACCAACTAAATTACGTGAATTGATCGAATCTTCATATCCTAACCCACTAACTATTGACGATATTAACaa AAAACACGGATGGAAGAACTCAGACATAAAggaaaatttagaaaaactaCAACAGTCTGGAATTGTTAAGCCTGTCGATGGCGGTTACACAAGAGTCGTCCTTCATGACAAA attgtAGAACAAATtcctattattcaatataatcgGCAACCAACTGTGGCCATTATAACAGCAGAGTATTGCGAAAAAGTAGCTGTTGATATTTTGATCGAAAACAAAGAAACATTTGTACGATACACCACTGTTG gAGAATCAAATGTTTATACGATAGGAAAAATGGGAAACCACAGTGTAGTTTGTACCAAACTTCCTGCATTGGGATCAAGCAGAGAAGCTACAATAGCAGCCGGAAATGCAATAACTCGCTTAttag ggaCATTTCAAAAAGTTGAACATGTTTTTGTTTGTGGTGCTGGTGGTGGTGTACCACATTATACAAGTTATGACAAACATGTAAAACTAGGAGACGTAGTTGTTTCTCATTGTGGAAACAACCAAAa agctGTTTATACATACTGCAAAAATGTCTCAAATGAAAATGGAAACATGAAATTCCATTGTCATCAAtataatccaaaaatatttgatatacaaATAGCTGCAATGAAATTACAAACAGAA TTTATTCAACAGGTAAAATCAATTGACAAAAAGCCTTTATGGGATATATATTTAAGCGAAGCTTTGAATAagatagaaaaacaaaaaactgaTAATGAATCTGATTTTAAACGACCACCGGCTGATTCTGACAAACTTCAAATGTATATTGGTGGAACagaattaattgaaattactCATCCCATTTGTAATGATAAGGACAATGATTT aggTACAAGAATACATGTAGGTCCTATTGGCGGTGGTCAAAGTGTTATATCAAATGCGTTTACAAGACAAAAATTTACTACCGAGTACAAATTGCTGGCTATGGATTCAGAATTTGACTCTGTAATGGGATCCTTAATGGGAAACTATTGTCATTCTTATGCTATTGTTAGAGGCATTTCAGACTATAAAGATGGATCGGTAAAAAACGAATGGCAACCTTATGCCTCCTTAGCTGCAGCATCTGTCATTAA
- the LOC132928233 gene encoding uncharacterized protein LOC132928233 isoform X2 produces the protein MTNQDRVVLITKSKTLTSTVLVVERQADNNNEHNEKNEYLAGGEHSGIVISKIRKYDILDETPADTSVQFCVFLVNGQTGLHTKERRTIRFWCNGDKTVDALAVASQFFQDLILPDQFPLDYVGFVKRLLTLMHKGYKCISKLEIELKQLERTSIRPVDQVSVESSTLNLDISPTKLRELIESSYPNPLTIDDINKKHGWKNSDIKENLEKLQQSGIVKPVDGGYTRVVLHDKIVEQIPIIQYNRQPTVAIITAEYCEKVAVDILIENKETFVRYTTVGESNVYTIGKMGNHSVVCTKLPALGSSREATIAAGNAITRLLGTFQKVEHVFVCGAGGGVPHYTSYDKHVKLGDVVVSHCGNNQKAVYTYCKNVSNENGNMKFHCHQYNPKIFDIQIAAMKLQTEVKSIDKKPLWDIYLSEALNKIEKQKTDNESDFKRPPADSDKLQMYIGGTELIEITHPICNDKDNDLGTRIHVGPIGGGQSVISNAFTRQKFTTEYKLLAMDSEFDSVMGSLMGNYCHSYAIVRGISDYKDGSVKNEWQPYASLAAASVIKAILSIINV, from the exons ATGACTAATCAAG atAGAGTGGTTTTAATAACAAAGTCTAAAACGCTCACATCAACAGTACTCGTAGTCGAACGCCAAGCAGATAACAACAATGAGCACAATGAAAAGAATGAATATTTAGCTGGCGGAGAACACAGCGGCATCGTGATCAGCAAAATTAGAAAATACg ATATTCTAGACGAAACACCCGCAGATACATCGGTTCAGTTCTGCGTGTTTCTAGTAAATGGTCAAACGGGTTTACACACCAAAGAAAGACGTACCATAAGATTTTGGTGTAATGGAGATAAAACGGTGGACGCATTAGCAGTGGCATCTCAATTCTTTCAAGACTTAATATTACCAGATCAATTTCCtcttg attatgtaGGTTTTGTAAAaagattattaactttaatgcACAAAGGCTACAAATGTATCTCAAAACTTGAAATTGAATTAAAGCAGTTAGAAAGAACATCAATAAGACCTGTAGATCAAG tttcTGTTGAAAGCTCGACATTAAATTTGGATATATCACCAACTAAATTACGTGAATTGATCGAATCTTCATATCCTAACCCACTAACTATTGACGATATTAACaa AAAACACGGATGGAAGAACTCAGACATAAAggaaaatttagaaaaactaCAACAGTCTGGAATTGTTAAGCCTGTCGATGGCGGTTACACAAGAGTCGTCCTTCATGACAAA attgtAGAACAAATtcctattattcaatataatcgGCAACCAACTGTGGCCATTATAACAGCAGAGTATTGCGAAAAAGTAGCTGTTGATATTTTGATCGAAAACAAAGAAACATTTGTACGATACACCACTGTTG gAGAATCAAATGTTTATACGATAGGAAAAATGGGAAACCACAGTGTAGTTTGTACCAAACTTCCTGCATTGGGATCAAGCAGAGAAGCTACAATAGCAGCCGGAAATGCAATAACTCGCTTAttag ggaCATTTCAAAAAGTTGAACATGTTTTTGTTTGTGGTGCTGGTGGTGGTGTACCACATTATACAAGTTATGACAAACATGTAAAACTAGGAGACGTAGTTGTTTCTCATTGTGGAAACAACCAAAa agctGTTTATACATACTGCAAAAATGTCTCAAATGAAAATGGAAACATGAAATTCCATTGTCATCAAtataatccaaaaatatttgatatacaaATAGCTGCAATGAAATTACAAACAGAA GTAAAATCAATTGACAAAAAGCCTTTATGGGATATATATTTAAGCGAAGCTTTGAATAagatagaaaaacaaaaaactgaTAATGAATCTGATTTTAAACGACCACCGGCTGATTCTGACAAACTTCAAATGTATATTGGTGGAACagaattaattgaaattactCATCCCATTTGTAATGATAAGGACAATGATTT aggTACAAGAATACATGTAGGTCCTATTGGCGGTGGTCAAAGTGTTATATCAAATGCGTTTACAAGACAAAAATTTACTACCGAGTACAAATTGCTGGCTATGGATTCAGAATTTGACTCTGTAATGGGATCCTTAATGGGAAACTATTGTCATTCTTATGCTATTGTTAGAGGCATTTCAGACTATAAAGATGGATCGGTAAAAAACGAATGGCAACCTTATGCCTCCTTAGCTGCAGCATCTGTCATTAA